The Tatumella ptyseos genome segment AAAATACTCGCTTAACGGTGATCAAGACTTCATTCCAAGACGTCGCTGGCTACCGCGAAATCAAAGCGCTCGCGAGGCAGATCCGTGCCGAATACGGCGTCCCCGACCTCTGTATCGAGGCAATGCGTAAAAAGAATCTTAAAACGCTATTATTTGTGAAAACCCTACGCGCTAAGGCGAATTTACAAGCTGTAGGTCTGAAGATGCGTTGTTTTTCCTCTTGTTGTCGTGTGGCATCCCGTATGGATCAGAAATTTCGTGCTCCTGTCCCCATGACCTGGTCTATTTTAATGCGCGAAGCCGGTTTCCCTGTCGTGAATGCTGGTTTTGAATTGCCCATTCCCGCAACAACCTTACAGGAGGTAGAGTCAGAACTTCACGCAATAGGACCTTATATTGCATTAAATTTTGAGGGAAGCGTGGCAGAACGTACCTTTTCACCCGAGGCCGCTGATCAATTGCTTACGCTTATTCAACAGATTACTCACTTACCAATAGTAATAGTGCATAGCCCGAAAATGCGTGAACAGATAAAAAAACGTGTGGCTGAATGGCAAAATGTCTATTGCTTAACGCTCGAGCCTTCTATTCTTCGTACTGCCGCGGTAGTCCGTAATGCTTTTTAACGATTTCTCCTGATACCTCTATCGTCCATATGGCCAGTGCTTACCAAGTTCCTGTTTTAGCCGTGTACTCTAATTTTAAAACCCGCTGGCCACCCATGCAGACTCTCGCTGAAACCGTGGTTGTGGGAAGAGAGATTAGTGAGATCCATGCAGGGGAATTCAGCGAAAAACTGCAACGATTAATTAGCCGAATTTCTGTTTGAATTCCATTCAGCTCGACAAAAAAGAGGTAAACGCGTTAGGCTACCGGCTGCTTACCTTTCAGTGAGTTATCGATACTATGAGTGATGCCCATTTACTGTCTTATGCGATAGCGTTACGAAAAAATAAAAAGCACGATCAAAGCAGAATGAGGCTCTTTTCTTTATTAAAGACCTCCAAGGACAAGGGACCACTCTATCTCCATATTGCGTGGTCCTATGATAATCAAGGACGTGAAGAGCAAGCACTCAAGTACTATCACCAAGCGCTGGGGGAAACCCTTGGTGCAGAAGATGAATTTGAGGCCATATTCGGTTTGGCCTGTACGGCTCGCTGTTTAGGCCGACAGGCCGAGGCGAAAGGGTACTTTGAATCACTTTTACAGCGATACCCTGCGCGCAGTGAGGTGGTGCCTTTTTATGCACTCTGTGCGATGGAATTACAGGAAACTAGTCTGGCAAACCGCTTGCTAATGGAATTAGTCATCTCTCATCCCCCCACCGAAGCGATAGTCGCTTACCAATCGACGTTGGCAAACTATTGGCAAGAATTACACGTCGCCACCAAGCAGAGTGAGGCTAATAACAGTTCTCAGCCGTAAAAATGCTGAAGGGTACTTCACCTTCTTGGTAAGTATCCGGTACGCTAAGATCTTCAAGATACTGGGTCATTAACTTGAGTGCGATATCCGCATGGCGATAGGCATTTTGGTCAATGACGAAAGACAATTGATCCGCCATCAACAACTGTGAAGTGATCGGGTACAATTCATGTGTGAGGTAGGCGCATTTACCTAATAACCGGTAACGAGCAAGTAATCGACTTACCTCAGCATTCACGTCCCCAGTATTATAAAGACCTGCCAACTGCGGTAAGTTTGAAAGGCTATTATCGAGTAGCCTGCTCAATCGTTCACGTTGATCTTCGCCAGCTAATATTGCTCGTATAGTAATATGGGGGCCTCGTTGCTGTAATGCAGATTTAAAACCCGCGATTCGTTGTTGATGAGCAGTATATTCATGTCGGCCAGTTACCAGTAAGACGTCGCCCTGTGCTGGCACGATTTTAGACATTAACAAGCCTGCAGTGCGTCCCGCTTGATATTGGTTGATACCTACATGGCAGAGTCGTTTTGCTTGGCATAAATCTGAAGCAACGGTGATAACGGGTACGCCGCTCGACTGACAGGCATCTATCGCAGCAATAATTTCAGGGTTATCTTGCGCAAAAACGATTATTCCGTCGCGACTTGTTCGACAACGGCTAATATGCTGAGCCACTTTCTCAGGATAGGCTTCTGATAGAAGTGTTCGGTGTAAAGCTATGCGTTGATAGCCCATTAAATCGGCGACTTTACGAAAATCCTCGGCAAGCTTTTGAAAGAAGTAGGTATCGTTAGAGCTTAAGATGACCTCAATCTGCCAAGCTTGACGGTAACTGTCGGGTAAAATACGCTTCAGTCCCGCTAATTTTGCTGCCTGCAAAACTTTCAGCGTCGTATGAGGTGAAACACCCCCTCGTTCATTTAATACTCGATCAACTGTTGCGACTCCTACACCCGCCATGGCGGCAATTTTATCCATCGTCACTTTCTTCATTGTTTGTTCAATCCGTTATTTACTCTACTTCAGTGCGCTAGCTTAATTGCACGCGCCTCGATGCCGGGGTTAATAGCTTAACGTTAAGTGTTAAAAGTACGATTAGTAAATGTTGGCATTAATTTAAATTTGATGGAAAACCCTCAACGATTTTGTATTTCGTCCTGCCAAAAAACACTACTATCGCCATGATCATCCCCGCTATATCGCTTTTTTGGTCCTAACAGGTTAACGCTACTGCTTGATAAGCAGATTAGGTTGTTGGGATATAACAACAGGGGGTGGGCAATTTGAAAAAACTTGAATGACTTTATTGTGTGGCAGGTGAGAACCTTATGAAAAGAAGAGATTTTTTATCCTCTCTCGCCGTACTTGGGGCCAGCGTGCCCTTAGTCAATGCGAAAGAAGTATCAGGCGGCCAACCTTGGGAGCCGGGTGCCATCAGTACTCCTCCGAGTCCTCCTCGACAAGGCGGGCGTCAGTACTTAACTCAACATGAGTTTGATACTGTTGCGATCATTGCCGAACGTTTTATTCCCCATGATGAAATGAGTATTAGTGGTAAAGAAGCAGGCTGCGCAATCTTTATCGATCGCCAACTTGCTGGCGACTTTGGGCAAGCAACCGCATTGTATCGTTTAGGACGATTTGTACCAGGTACCCCTGAGCAGGGACCACAATTTGTCCATACTCCGGCAGAGCGTTATCGGCTGGGATTAGCCGCATTAGATAAAGCGGTTCAACAACGTTATCACACGGACTTTATTTCCCTGACTGACGCGCAACAAGAAACGGTTTTGCGGGCAATGGAAGCGGATGACTTTCCCTTAGGTTCAGAGATCGATACCAAAGCATTTTTTGAACTGTTGTTACAAAATATCCGCGAAGGTTTTCTTTCTGACCCGCTTTACGGTGGCAACAAGGGTATGGCTAGTTGGAAAATGATTGGTTTTCCCGGGGCGCGCTACGATTTTCGCGACCTACTCGATAAGAAAGGGCAAAAACTTAACATTATTCCCACCAGTCTTATTGATAACTCGTTGTAATCATATCCTTTACTCACCGTAATAAGAGTCCAATATGAAAAATAGTCGTCCCAAGGCTGATGTTGCTATCGTCGGCTTAGGTTGGTGCGGTTCGTTGATCGCAGAAGAGCTTACTCGTGCAGGGTTAAACGTTGTCGCTATCGAACGTGGTCCTTGGTTTGAAACTGCTACTGACTTTCCCCCCTCGGTGGACACCGATGAACTACGCTGGGATACTCGTCGCAGTATGTTACTGCCGCCCGCCATCGAAACCACCACTTTTCGTAATAACATTCAGCAAAAAGCCTTACCCAGCCGGGAGTGGAACCTGAATGAACTCGGCTATAATGTTGGCGGTTCTGGCACCCACTGGGCTGGTATGGCCTGGCGCTTTACGCCTTTCGATTTACAACCCTACACCCAAACCGTTCAACGCTACGGTAAAGCAAAAATCAAACCCGGTATGATCTTACAAGACTGGGGCGTGACCTATGAAGAGCTAGAGCCATTTTACGATCGCTTTGAGAAGATTGCTGGGGTATCGGGGAAAGCAGGGCGTTTAAAGGGAAAAATAATCGAGGGCGGTAATCCGTTTGAAGGTGACCGTTCTAGCGAATACCCTCTACCACCATTAGAAGGAATGCGTTTAACCGATATTTTTAGAGATGCCGCTAAATCACTAGGTCAACATCCTTTTATGGTTCCAGCAGGTCAAGCTTCTCGGGCCTATGTTAATCCTCTTGGTGTGAGAATGGGGCCTTGTACCTACTGTGGTTACTGTCTTTACTACGGCTGCGGCAATTTCTCGAAATCTAGCCCGAATGCCTGCGTCATTCCCGCCTTGATGCAGAGGGACAATTTTACCGTCTTAACTGATTCAGCAGTGGTAAGAGTTAACAAAGCGCATGACGGCAAAACAGTGACTGGTGTTACCTATATCGACAAAAATAAACAAGAGTGGGAGCAGCCTGCTGATATTGTGATCCTATCCGCATTTCAAATGCAAAATGTGCGTTTGTTACTGCTGTCCAAAATTGGTCGCCCTTATGACCCCATCACTAAAAATGGGGTAGTTGGTCGTGCCTATAGTTTTCAAACCGTTTCCGGTGCAAGCCTATTTTTCGAGGATGAACACCTTAATCAATTTATTGGCGCAGGGGCGTTATCACAACAGGTCGACGACTTTAATGGCGATAACTTCGATCATAGTGACCTCGACTTTATTGGTGGGGCGGGTATTTTAGTGGTAGCTCGCGGCGCAAGGCCTATTGGCAATGCGGACGCACTCCCGCCGGGGAGTCCACGCTGGGGAAAAGGCTGGAAACAGGCTTACACACATGCGTTTCAAAATGGCACCTTTATTTTCGGCCAAGGTACCAGCTATTCTCATGAAGACTACTATCTCGATTTAGACCCGGAATATACTGATCATTACGGTGATCCACTGTTACGAGTAACCTTTGATTACCATGAAAACGATCGCAACTCAGCGAAATTCATTGAAGAGAAAAGCGTTGAATTAGGCAAAGCAATGGGTGCCAAGATTGTGATTGGGACAAACTCTGCCTCGGGGCATTACTCTCCTTATAATTTCGCCAGTGACCACACTATAGGTGGTGCCGTGATGGGAGAAGATCCTGCGACAAGTGTACTAAACCGATATCAACAATCGTGGGATACCCATAATCTCTTCGTTTTAGGTGCATCTTCCTTTCCCAATAATGCTGGCTACAACCCCACAGGCACCATTGGCGCACTGAGCCTATGGACTGCTAAAGCGATCCTTGAACAGTATTTAAAAAATCCTGGTCCTTTGGTGAAGGTGTGAAATGAAAATTAAAGCGATTGTTGGGAGTTTGGCTATTGTAGGCGCTGCCATCGGCGGCACGCTCTTGTATGTCAACGGAAATACCCATACAGATAATGTTGCCGATTCAGTGGTTCCTCTTTATCAACAGGCAAAAGAGAGTGATCCCGCGGCGATCGAACGGGGACGTTATATAGCGATAGCGGGGGATTGTGTTGCTTGTCATACTGCACCGGGGAGTCGAGACGCTTTCGCAGGAGGTTATGCGATTAAAACGCCTTTTGGAGGAATTTACACCAGTAATATCACCCCTGACAGAGAGACAGGAATCGGAGATTGGACGGAGCGTGATTTCTATCGCGCCGTTCGTCACGGTAAAGGTATTAAGGGAGAAAATTTGTATCCTGCTATGCCTTATAACGCTTACGTTCAAGTCAGTGATCAAGATATGCATGATCTCTGGTTATATATGCGTACTGTTAAACCTATCCACAATGCTGTTCCCGAAACACAGCTTCCTTTCCCTTATAATATTCGTTTGGCAATGATGGGGTGGAACTTACTGTTCTTTAGTAATAAAGGTTTCGAGGCCGATCCCACACGTTCAGCACAATGGAATCGTGGGGCATATTTGGTGCGAGGATTAGAGCATTGTGCCTCCTGCCATACACCGAAGAATGCTTTAGGTGGTGATAGCAATAAGACCCTACAGGGAGGAAATATTGGCGATTGGTTTGCACCAGATATTACGAATAATAAGTATACAGGGATTGGCCGCTGGACCCCCGAGCAGATTGTACAATATCTCAAAGAGGGGAGTAATCATGTTGCCGTAGCATCCGGACCGATGGCTGAGGCAGTGACTAACTCTACTCAATATCTAACAGATGATGATCTGCAAGCCATTGCGACTTATCTAAGCACTCATCCAGGCTCTGCAACACGCTCACCACAGGCTGTTAGTGGGGGAGAAATGATGCGGCAGGGTGAGCAAGTGTATGCTGTAAACTGTACCGCTTGTCACAATAGTGATGGAAAAGGCATTCCGCATTTGGCTGCGAGTTTAGCGGATAACCCAGCCATCATGGCAGCTGATCCCACCTCATTACTGACAACAATCCTTGAAGGGGGGCGCGGAGCGGTTACCCACGCCAATCCAACTAGCGGAGCGATGCCTAGTTTTGCTTGGAAATTATCCGATCAACAAGCGGCTACCGTGGCAACCTATATCCGTAATAGTTGGGGAAATGCCGCTAATCCCGTCACGGTAAAAGAGGTTAGCGCAAGAAGAGAAGCACTCAAGCTTCCTTCACAAATGCCGGCACAGTAATCACTTCCAGCTTATCACAATCAGCAGCGCTAATAGTCGATATCAGCAATGCTGATTGTTCTTCTCTCTCGTATATACCAAAAGTATGGCATGGCATGCCCGCCGCCATCAGGCTCCTGCTCATCGTTGGTTACGCGCCTTGTGTGTAAAAGTTAGCCAACAGGGTGACATTTCTGCCTCTAACTGATAAATTATCTATTCAAAAAGCTATTCATAAATCTATTCAAAAGAGGGCATGTTGATGGGAGAGCGTACTGAAGCTATACGCCTACAGCTTCAACAATCACCGATGACAGCAAGACAACTTGCTGAAAAGATTGAAGTTAGTCAGCCGACGCTTTCGCGTGCGCTTAAAGTGATGGAAAGCGATATCATTAAAATAGGTGCGGGACCTTCTATTCATTATGCACTGAAACACCCTTATCGCGGCTTTCGCGATGCCCCGATATATCGAATATCTGAATCAGGCAAAATAAAATGCTTGGGCGTGATGATCCCAGTCTATCCCAGCGGCTTTGCGATGTGTCAGACTGATGGCATCGTTCTTCATAGCGATGGTTTACCTTGGTGGCTATTTGATATGCGTCCGCAGGGGTATCTTGGCCGAGCCTTTGCAAGTGCCTTTTCATCAGAATTGGGGATATCTTCGAATCCAGAAAATTGGCAAGACGACGATGTCATCAGAGCCTTGTTAACTCATGGGCAAGATAGCGTGGGTAACTTACTCATTGGTGAAAAGGCGAAAGAACAATTTTTAGCGATGCCAACCCCGACGCCAATAGACCCTGTCCAACATTATCCTCAGCTTGCATTGTCCTCCAGCTTAGGTGAAGTACCTGGTTCGTCGGCAGGGGGCGAACAACCCAAGTTTTGTACTTTTAGTGCTCGCGGCCATGTTCTGGTGAAGTTCACCGCACGCGAAGATAACCCTGTCAGTGAAAGGTGGCGCGATTTACTCTTGGCAGAACATCTAGCCTTGCAAGTACTTGGCGTTGATACAACTATAATGGATTTAGGCAGTCAACGTTTTCTCGAAATTCCTCGTTTTGACCGCAAAGATGCATTAGGGCGAATAGGTATTTTTTCATTGCGTGCATTAGAAGCAGAATTTATCGGTAAAGCCCGCGAACCTTGGCCAAGTTTAGTAAAATGGCTCGCCGCTCAGCAGCATGTCGTTCCGGAAGCCGTTCAAAAAGCGGCAACCTTGTGGGCATATGGCATATTGATCGGTAATACCGATATGCATCATGGTAATTTATCTTTTATTAGTGATCAGGGGCGACCATATCAGTTAGCACCTGCCTACGATATGCTACCGATGGGCTTTGCGCCAAAATCCGGTGGTGAGAGAGTCAATACATTACGACCGGCAACGTTACTCGATGTGATCGATGAACAGTGTTGGCATCGGGCGTTAGCGATGGCTGAAGAGTTCTATCAACTGGCCCGAGCCTCTAATGACTTCTCGGCAAGTTTTGCGCCTTGCCTAGAGGCATTAAAAGCGCATTTAACGGATGCCCGCCAGCGTATTGAGCGACTGGGATGAGGGAGGTGAGTCGCGCTTTGTTGACTAGGATAGCGTCGTGCCTTGCAGAAATCTGAAAATTGTTTAAGTCAGTCAGCCCTTAATTCGGCTGATACAAGACAGGATTTTTTTCGTGTAAAGGTTATAACACTACTCAGCAAGCTAGCGGCAATGGTTGCGAGAGGGAGTATCTGTACTCTACCAGAAGTGAATTATTCATCATTGCCTATCCGTTCTCGTTGAGTGTCTTCCCACGACATTCACCGCTACAATGTCGCGGGTACACCGCTTCTGAACGCTTTCTTTGAAACTAGACTCGTTAAAAATAACGTTCTCCCGCTATCGGACAAAATTGTCAGGGTTGTAGAAGGGTTTATTTTTTTAAATAGAGCTCCAGCTCGTTAATAATGCAATCAGGTTCTTCTCGCAGAGGCATGTTGTCTATGTCCAGAACCCCATCAATTTTTTGTTCATTATCTGCGTTAAGGTCTGCAAACAGTGGGGTAAGGTCATGTTGTGCTTCGCCTCGCTCAGCAACCAGTTCGAACGTTTTAGATTTTGCCTCATCGTTAGTCAGAGCGCTGACTAAAACTTGGGCGATTTGCTGTCGGGATATCACACCATCTTCTGGTGTTCCCGCATGACGACGATCACCCTGCAGCATAACGATTCTGTGTTCATCATCATTGTTATAATCAAACCAGCCGGGCCTGACGATGGTATAGGGATGACCACTTGCTCTTACCAGACGCTCTGAACGTCTTTTCCAGTCATGGGCCTCAGTGCGTTGATTCCAAGCGCTGAGTCGTTCAGTCACGCCAATCGTAGTCATCAGGCCGATACGAACAGGTGTATCCTTGAATATCCGTAAGATATTACGCACTCCGCCGTAATCTATCGCCCTAGCACCAATACGGCCTTGGCCATCGGAACCAAGCGTAAAGATGATGGCGTCAATGTCTTTCGGTAATTCAGTGAGTGTTTCAGGCATTGAAACATCACCGTAAAATACATCTGTTCCCAGAGGAAGTAATTTTACCTTACGCTTATTTCTGACCAGCGCCACAGGCTGGTGACCCATTTCGATAGCACTATTCACAACATGAAGACCAATACTTCCGGTCGCCCCTGCAACGAGTATTTTCATGACAAACCTTGTGATAATTCAGATTTATTCCGAGGTAGTCAGCATATCAATTATCATTTTTGTCAGTAATAGGGCTAAAATGATTGTGTCTATGAACACCCTTCATTAGTGTGCGATGAAGGGAATGCCTGCGTAAGGAAATCGCCGATGCTGAAAGAAAACTTCAACGAACTGCAAATCTTCATGGTGGTGGCAAGGGAGCGAAGTTTTACCAAAGCAGCGGGTAAACTGGGTGTCTCTCAGTCTGCACTCAGCCACGCGATAAAGGCCTTAGAGGAGAGACTAAATATCCGCCTCTTAACCCGCACCACCCGAAGCGTTGCCCCGACGGAAGCCGGTGAGCGAATTATTGCCTGTCTTGAACCCCGTATTGCCGAACTTGAACAGAAACTGGAATCTTTGGTTCAGCTGAACGGCACCGCCTCCGGTAATATCCGATTATCTGCTGGGGAGCATGCCGCGCGAAGCTTGGTGTGGCCGAAGCTTAAACCCTTCCTCAGGGAATACCCCGAAATCAATCTCGAACTGGTGGTTGATAACGGGTTTGTCGATATTGTTGAGGGGCGTTTTGATGCTGGGATCCGCCTAGGCGAAAGCGTGGATAAGGACATGATTGCGGTAAGAATTGGTCCGGACATTAAAATGGCTTTGGTGGGAGCACCGTCTTATTTCTCTACGAACCCTGAACCACAAACGCCGCATGAGCTACAAAATCATCGGTGTATTAATATGCGCCTACCGACAGCCGGCGGGCTTTATCACTGGGAGTTTGAGAAGGAAGGGAAACCGTTAAGGGTCAGAGTGGAAGGGCAGGTCACGTTTAATCTGCTGGCAGAAAGGATTGATGCGGCGTTATCCGGTTTTGGCATCGCTTGCATACCTGAAGACAGAGTGCAGGGTTACATAAAGTCAGGAGAGCTTATTCAGGTTCTGCAGGACTGGTCGCCATCTTTTCCCGGATATTACCTCTACTATCCGAGCCGCAAGCAGCATCCGCCCGCTTTCGCGCTAATGATCGATGCACTTCGCTACCAGGAATAACGGGTCCACCAACCTCAGTGGACCCGTCTGAACATTAGCGGCCTACGCGGGCCTGATGCTCAGGTGAGTAACGTTCGCCGACGATTTTAATCGTTTCTAGTGCCTGAGTTATTTGCCGTAAGTCATCCTGCGAAAGAACGATGTCGGCAGCTTCCAGGTTTTCCTCCAGCCGATGTAATTTGCTTGTACCAGGAATAGGAGCGATCCAAGGCTTTTGTGCCAGCAACCATGCCAGCGCGATTTGAGCAGACGTCACGCCTTTCTCTACCGCCAGTTCACCCAGCAATGAGACCAGCTTTTCATTAGCTTCAATCGCCTGCTTAGTAAAACGCGGTACAGTGCTGCGATAATCATCTTTCCCAAAAGTTGTTCCTGGTCTAATCGAGCCGGTCAAAAAGCCTTTGCCTAATGGGCTGAAGGGCACAAAACCAATACCCAGTTCCTCCAGTAACGGCAGGATCTCCTGCTCAGGCTCGCGCCACCACATGGAGTATTCGCTTTGCAGCGCAGTAACCGGTTGTACGGCATGCGCACGACGGATGGTTTGCGCACCCGCCTCAGACAGACCGAAATGTTTGACTTTGCCTTCAGCGATTAGGTCTTTCACGGTTCCCGCAACGTCTTCAATTGGGACCTCCGGATCGACACGATGCTGATACAGCAGATCAATAACATCAGTCTTGAGACGTCGTAATGAGCCTTCCACTGCTTCACGGATATGCTCTGGACGGCTGTTTAAAATCTGCTGCTTGTTGTCGTCGCCAAAAGTGAAACCAAACTTGGTAGCGATAATCACACGGTCACGAAATGGTTTTAAGGCTTCGCCGACAACCTCTTCATTAAGGAAAGGGCCATACACTTCAGCGGTATCAAAGAAGGTAACGCCACGTTCAACCGCTGCGCGAATGAGCTCAATAGCCTGATGAGCATCGGTCGCCGGGCCATAGCCATGGCTTAATCCCATGCAGCCGAGCCCAAGGGAGGAGACTTCGAGTCGAGATTGACCAAGATAACGTTTTTGCATTAAATGAATACCTCTTTTATCGACTTAAACATCAAGTTTTCGGCCAGTCAGCCATTCCACCATCGCCGGATCACGGTGAGAAAAGAAAGCGCTGGTTGCGGTATCGAGGGCAGCAATCTGCAGCATATCTTCAGGGCTGAGTTCAAAATCGAGAATATTGATATTCTCAACCATGCGTTCTTTGCGCACAGACTTCGCCAGTGAAATAATGCCACGCTGGAAGATCCAACGCAGTGCAACTTGGCCTACGCTTTTGCCGTACTTCTGGCCGATTGCTGTTAACACGGGATGTTGAAATAGGCCATTTTTACCCTCAGCAAACGGTGCCCAGGCCTCCGGCTGAATGCAATGGCTTTGATTCCATGGAACCGATTGCAGCTGCTGATTGAAGGGATTAACTTCAATCTGGTTCACCGCAGGGGTAACTTTGTTGAAGGCGATAAGGTCGGCCAGACGATCAGGATGGAAATTACTGACACCAATGGCGCGAATTTTTCCTGCCTGGTGCAGTTCTTCCATGGCGCGCCATGCCCCATGGACATCGCCATAAGGCTGGTGAATTAGATACAGGTCGACGTAATCAAGTTGTAGCCGGTTAAGGGAGCGTTCGAACTGGGCTTTGCAGCCTTCGTAATTAGTATCCTGTAGCCATAGTTTGGTCGTAACAAAAAGTTCGTTACGCGCGATACCAGTCTGTTTAAGTGCGTTACCCACTTGTGTTTCATTCTGGTAAGACGCCGCGGTATCAATCAGGCGGTATCCCGTGTCGATGGCATCAATAACGGCTCTTTCGCATTCAGCGGCATCAGACATCTGAAACACACCAAAGCCCAGCAGGGGCATTTCAATACCGTTGTTCAGTTTTACAGTTTGCATGACCTTATCCTTCAGCTGTTGTGTTGAAAAAAAGCATAGCGCAAACTGATTTATTCAATTAGATAGGGTGATCAGCTAGGGTTTATTAGGTTTTTTCATTAATTTAGATGAGGGCTGGTTAGGCTTGTATCAGAGATGGATCTGTAATGATATTTCATATCCTAAGATGGGATGCTACTCAAGGACGTGGTTTGTTGCTTCTAGTTGCATTCACTCATCAGCGATTTCTCCAGCCAACATTTAGTGAGGGTGTAAAAAAACAGATACTCGGCAAGAGCCTTTCTCTTTTGGGATCCAGATAAAACGCCTCCTTCTCTGAGTTATAGGGAAGGGCGGCTATACCTGGACGAAAATGTCATCTGGGATCAATAGTTAGATTTTATCTTTATCTTGACGAGCAGTGCCATCCTTCAAAAGTACGAGAAAAAGTGAGTAGAGAGGATTTGTATGTTTGTCAGTTTACCAGGTTAATCTGGTGAGGTTTAACAGGCCACACATCGAGAGTTGAGATACTTAAGGAATCGGCCAAGATTTCTGGCATGGTTAACGTAGGTGGATGTATTGGCTCCGCAAAGTCCATAATAGACGAAGCCCATAGCGATTATGTTAGGCTCGTCACTCAAGTGCTGCTTACCGAACAGGTAGGTAAAAAAGTCATTAAACTGTCCGATGAAATAGGAAAGATTGTAGCCGGGCCGGGTCAAATGTACGTTTGTACTTCTTATAGTGATAGACGTAAACGAAACGCCGCCAACACAAAATATTGCTCAGTCCATCCATTCCTTAAATTGTGACGAACATGATAGGTAGGGTAGTCACATTATCAACGATAAAATGAATTCTTTGTTTGTTCCTAGGCCACGTAATTTTTGCATTGTTAAGTCATCGCACGTCTGTAATGAAATTTAGGCCACTGACTGATTCATAGGTGAGTGGCTGAAAGAGGAATACTCATGAACTTCCACAATTTAACATAATATACATTATGCGCACCAAGATAAGTTTACGCCTAATATCTAAATTTTCATAAAGCCTTGGGTTTACTCATACCTCCAGCTCGTCTGCGTCTGCAAGCCCTGGAGATATTAGGTATTGGCCCACTAGTAATAGATGGTGTACGTAATAGCACTACTTATGGTAATTTAGAATAATTAAAT includes the following:
- a CDS encoding GMC family oxidoreductase, whose translation is MKNSRPKADVAIVGLGWCGSLIAEELTRAGLNVVAIERGPWFETATDFPPSVDTDELRWDTRRSMLLPPAIETTTFRNNIQQKALPSREWNLNELGYNVGGSGTHWAGMAWRFTPFDLQPYTQTVQRYGKAKIKPGMILQDWGVTYEELEPFYDRFEKIAGVSGKAGRLKGKIIEGGNPFEGDRSSEYPLPPLEGMRLTDIFRDAAKSLGQHPFMVPAGQASRAYVNPLGVRMGPCTYCGYCLYYGCGNFSKSSPNACVIPALMQRDNFTVLTDSAVVRVNKAHDGKTVTGVTYIDKNKQEWEQPADIVILSAFQMQNVRLLLLSKIGRPYDPITKNGVVGRAYSFQTVSGASLFFEDEHLNQFIGAGALSQQVDDFNGDNFDHSDLDFIGGAGILVVARGARPIGNADALPPGSPRWGKGWKQAYTHAFQNGTFIFGQGTSYSHEDYYLDLDPEYTDHYGDPLLRVTFDYHENDRNSAKFIEEKSVELGKAMGAKIVIGTNSASGHYSPYNFASDHTIGGAVMGEDPATSVLNRYQQSWDTHNLFVLGASSFPNNAGYNPTGTIGALSLWTAKAILEQYLKNPGPLVKV
- a CDS encoding gluconate 2-dehydrogenase subunit 3 family protein, with the protein product MKRRDFLSSLAVLGASVPLVNAKEVSGGQPWEPGAISTPPSPPRQGGRQYLTQHEFDTVAIIAERFIPHDEMSISGKEAGCAIFIDRQLAGDFGQATALYRLGRFVPGTPEQGPQFVHTPAERYRLGLAALDKAVQQRYHTDFISLTDAQQETVLRAMEADDFPLGSEIDTKAFFELLLQNIREGFLSDPLYGGNKGMASWKMIGFPGARYDFRDLLDKKGQKLNIIPTSLIDNSL
- a CDS encoding c-type cytochrome; protein product: MKIKAIVGSLAIVGAAIGGTLLYVNGNTHTDNVADSVVPLYQQAKESDPAAIERGRYIAIAGDCVACHTAPGSRDAFAGGYAIKTPFGGIYTSNITPDRETGIGDWTERDFYRAVRHGKGIKGENLYPAMPYNAYVQVSDQDMHDLWLYMRTVKPIHNAVPETQLPFPYNIRLAMMGWNLLFFSNKGFEADPTRSAQWNRGAYLVRGLEHCASCHTPKNALGGDSNKTLQGGNIGDWFAPDITNNKYTGIGRWTPEQIVQYLKEGSNHVAVASGPMAEAVTNSTQYLTDDDLQAIATYLSTHPGSATRSPQAVSGGEMMRQGEQVYAVNCTACHNSDGKGIPHLAASLADNPAIMAADPTSLLTTILEGGRGAVTHANPTSGAMPSFAWKLSDQQAATVATYIRNSWGNAANPVTVKEVSARREALKLPSQMPAQ
- the yjjJ gene encoding type II toxin-antitoxin system HipA family toxin YjjJ, translated to MGERTEAIRLQLQQSPMTARQLAEKIEVSQPTLSRALKVMESDIIKIGAGPSIHYALKHPYRGFRDAPIYRISESGKIKCLGVMIPVYPSGFAMCQTDGIVLHSDGLPWWLFDMRPQGYLGRAFASAFSSELGISSNPENWQDDDVIRALLTHGQDSVGNLLIGEKAKEQFLAMPTPTPIDPVQHYPQLALSSSLGEVPGSSAGGEQPKFCTFSARGHVLVKFTAREDNPVSERWRDLLLAEHLALQVLGVDTTIMDLGSQRFLEIPRFDRKDALGRIGIFSLRALEAEFIGKAREPWPSLVKWLAAQQHVVPEAVQKAATLWAYGILIGNTDMHHGNLSFISDQGRPYQLAPAYDMLPMGFAPKSGGERVNTLRPATLLDVIDEQCWHRALAMAEEFYQLARASNDFSASFAPCLEALKAHLTDARQRIERLG
- a CDS encoding tetratricopeptide repeat protein produces the protein MSDAHLLSYAIALRKNKKHDQSRMRLFSLLKTSKDKGPLYLHIAWSYDNQGREEQALKYYHQALGETLGAEDEFEAIFGLACTARCLGRQAEAKGYFESLLQRYPARSEVVPFYALCAMELQETSLANRLLMELVISHPPTEAIVAYQSTLANYWQELHVATKQSEANNSSQP
- a CDS encoding LacI family DNA-binding transcriptional regulator, which codes for MDKIAAMAGVGVATVDRVLNERGGVSPHTTLKVLQAAKLAGLKRILPDSYRQAWQIEVILSSNDTYFFQKLAEDFRKVADLMGYQRIALHRTLLSEAYPEKVAQHISRCRTSRDGIIVFAQDNPEIIAAIDACQSSGVPVITVASDLCQAKRLCHVGINQYQAGRTAGLLMSKIVPAQGDVLLVTGRHEYTAHQQRIAGFKSALQQRGPHITIRAILAGEDQRERLSRLLDNSLSNLPQLAGLYNTGDVNAEVSRLLARYRLLGKCAYLTHELYPITSQLLMADQLSFVIDQNAYRHADIALKLMTQYLEDLSVPDTYQEGEVPFSIFTAENCY